The sequence below is a genomic window from Thioclava nitratireducens.
TCTTGGCGTAACGCACCTTCTTGCCGTCTTCCTCGCGGAAGCCGACGCGGGTGGCTTTGCCGTTTGCGTCCATCAGAGCCAGGTTCGACAGGTCGATCGGCATCGCCTTGGGCTGGCGACCGCCCTGGTTGGACTGGGTCTGACGCTGGTGGCGGATCGCAACGTTCACGCCGTCGACGACAGCTTTGCCGGCTTTCGGGTCAACAGAGGTGATTTCACCCTGCTTGCCCTTGTCCTTACCAGCGAGAACGACGACCTTGTCGCCTTTGCGGAGCTTAGCAGCCATTACAG
It includes:
- the rplX gene encoding 50S ribosomal protein L24 encodes the protein MAAKLRKGDKVVVLAGKDKGKQGEITSVDPKAGKAVVDGVNVAIRHQRQTQSNQGGRQPKAMPIDLSNLALMDANGKATRVGFREEDGKKVRYAKTTGDAI